One Micromonospora eburnea genomic region harbors:
- the yidD gene encoding membrane protein insertion efficiency factor YidD produces the protein MFDLRRKRQRKKKNRGSDGGGCDACDCDGPDCCDFGLFSFLLTLGSVAATVTRTPVVDRAGRAAIVGYRRWLSHRWPGRCRYSPTCSAYGLAAVEKHGLAVGGRMAADRVRRCRPHVPRGTYDPLR, from the coding sequence GTGTTCGATCTGAGGCGCAAGCGGCAGCGCAAGAAGAAGAACCGCGGCTCCGACGGCGGCGGCTGCGACGCCTGCGACTGCGACGGCCCGGACTGCTGCGACTTCGGCCTGTTCTCGTTCCTGCTGACCCTCGGCTCGGTCGCCGCCACCGTCACCCGTACGCCCGTCGTGGACCGGGCCGGCCGGGCCGCCATCGTCGGTTACCGGCGTTGGCTGTCGCACCGCTGGCCCGGCCGCTGCCGCTACTCGCCGACGTGCAGCGCGTACGGGCTCGCGGCGGTGGAGAAACACGGTCTCGCGGTGGGCGGGCGGATGGCCGCCGACCGGGTACGCCGGTGCAGGCCGCACGTGCCGCGCGGCACGTACGACCCGCTGCGCTGA
- a CDS encoding nitroreductase/quinone reductase family protein, protein MANAIRDALEGVNEVEITVTGRKTGRQISHPVWFVQEEDSVFLVPVTGSNSDWYKNVRRTPMIQVAANGTALSSSATPITDSDRVRHIVQMFRDKYGANKVEAYYPKRDVAVQVPLG, encoded by the coding sequence GTGGCCAACGCGATCAGGGACGCTCTCGAGGGCGTCAACGAGGTCGAGATCACCGTGACCGGGAGGAAGACCGGGCGGCAGATCTCGCATCCGGTGTGGTTCGTGCAGGAGGAAGACAGCGTGTTCCTGGTCCCGGTGACCGGTTCGAACAGCGACTGGTACAAGAACGTGCGGCGCACCCCGATGATCCAGGTGGCCGCGAACGGTACGGCGTTGAGTTCGAGCGCCACCCCGATCACCGACTCCGACCGGGTCCGGCACATCGTGCAGATGTTCCGCGACAAGTACGGCGCGAACAAGGTGGAGGCGTATTACCCCAAGCGCGACGTCGCCGTCCAGGTGCCGCTCGGGTGA
- a CDS encoding TMEM175 family protein has product MPTNRLEAFSDGVLAIIITIIVLELKVPAGHGFSDLVRTTGVGLLTYLLTFVYVGIYWNNHHHMFHLVRQVSGGVLWANLGLLFCLSLFPLTTAWVDDSRFEPTPVVIYGVNLLGAAIAYFVLQTVIIRQQGPASLLRRAVGADIKGKISPVFYVAGILSALLIDRRGHVGVALALACFVAVAIMWVVPDRRIDRVVHEHEAAG; this is encoded by the coding sequence GTGCCGACCAACCGACTGGAGGCGTTCAGCGACGGCGTCCTTGCCATCATCATCACGATCATCGTGCTGGAGCTCAAGGTTCCCGCAGGTCACGGCTTCTCCGACCTGGTCCGCACGACCGGCGTCGGGCTACTGACCTATCTCCTCACCTTCGTCTATGTCGGCATCTACTGGAACAACCACCACCACATGTTTCACCTCGTACGACAGGTCAGCGGCGGAGTGCTGTGGGCGAACCTGGGGCTGCTGTTCTGCCTGTCGCTGTTCCCGTTGACGACGGCCTGGGTCGACGACTCGAGGTTCGAACCGACCCCCGTCGTCATCTACGGTGTCAACCTGCTCGGCGCCGCGATCGCGTACTTCGTACTCCAGACGGTGATCATCCGGCAGCAGGGACCGGCGTCACTGCTGAGGCGGGCCGTCGGCGCCGACATCAAGGGCAAGATCTCGCCCGTGTTCTACGTCGCGGGAATCCTCAGCGCCCTGCTGATCGACCGGCGCGGACACGTCGGAGTCGCGCTCGCCCTGGCGTGTTTCGTCGCCGTGGCGATCATGTGGGTCGTACCGGACCGCCGTATCGACCGGGTGGTCCACGAGCACGAAGCCGCCGGCTAG
- a CDS encoding alpha/beta fold hydrolase: MPETFVNSGAVPIAYRDFGGAGRPLLLLHGAGGNLAQMTALAERLRPAHRVVTVDLRGHGRSGDGPWRWDDALADLAAVADGLRLTRPAVVGASLGGMLAALWAQRHPECPGAVSLDGNPTLGRPEQLTGMDPEQAAAGLAKLRAAFDGMAAMLAAPLSPEHLAAALDGQRAMAQRYGGAPEDWVAAFERNLLPCGDGRSRLRPGPELTEQLREAMESLDLIPAYQDTRCPLLLVLATEDLPEQQAFGELYAAYRRATTERIAAVDNPSLRVVHLDGASHAMVAERPQELADLITHFLGTTGRH; this comes from the coding sequence GTGCCTGAGACCTTTGTCAACTCCGGGGCGGTGCCGATCGCCTACCGCGACTTCGGCGGAGCCGGACGTCCGCTGCTGCTCCTGCACGGTGCCGGCGGCAATCTCGCCCAGATGACCGCGTTGGCCGAGCGGTTGCGGCCGGCGCACCGGGTGGTCACCGTCGACCTGCGCGGGCACGGGCGCTCCGGAGACGGCCCGTGGCGCTGGGACGACGCGCTGGCCGACCTGGCGGCCGTCGCCGACGGCCTCCGCCTCACCCGCCCCGCGGTGGTCGGTGCCTCCCTCGGCGGAATGCTGGCCGCGCTCTGGGCGCAGCGGCACCCGGAGTGCCCCGGCGCCGTCAGCCTGGACGGGAACCCGACGCTGGGCCGCCCGGAGCAGCTCACCGGGATGGACCCGGAGCAGGCGGCGGCCGGCCTCGCCAAGCTGCGGGCCGCCTTCGACGGGATGGCCGCGATGCTGGCGGCGCCGCTCAGCCCCGAACACCTCGCCGCGGCACTGGACGGGCAGCGGGCGATGGCCCAGCGGTACGGCGGAGCGCCGGAGGACTGGGTGGCGGCCTTCGAACGTAACCTCCTGCCGTGCGGCGACGGCCGGAGCCGGCTTCGCCCCGGCCCGGAGCTGACCGAGCAGCTACGGGAAGCGATGGAGTCGCTCGACCTGATTCCCGCCTACCAGGACACCCGGTGCCCCCTGCTGCTCGTACTCGCCACCGAGGACCTTCCCGAACAACAGGCCTTCGGCGAGTTGTACGCCGCCTACCGCCGGGCCACGACCGAGCGGATCGCCGCCGTGGACAACCCGTCGTTGCGGGTGGTGCACCTCGACGGCGCCAGCCACGCCATGGTCGCCGAGCGCCCACAGGAACTTGCCGACCTCATCACCCACTTCCTGGGCACGACAGGTCGCCACTGA
- a CDS encoding FtsX-like permease family protein, whose translation MIRFGLRLSLAGGREAATRLLIIAVAVALGVGMLLSTLAGINAVGAQNQRYGWLNTAVAPSSSDTSADPLWWLLREDYHHGRSIGRVEVAATGPDAPVPPGIPRLPGPGEYYVSPALGELLRDTPAAELGDRFPGHEIGTIGRAALPSPESLLIVIGRDPGDLEQLGATRITQIMTTSPSDCSGCYVGINHDGLTLVLSVVAAALLFPVLIFIGTATRLAATRREQRFAAMRLVGATPRQISLISAVESTLAASVGTAVGFGLFLALRPALAAIPFTGEAFFTADLSLTVVDVLAVALGVPLGAVVAAWLALRRVQISPLGVTRRVTPKPPRIWRLIPLAAGLAELTYFIDRRPPTTNAQITAYLSGFLLILVGLVLAGPWLTMIGARVLAGRASRPATLIAGRRLADNPQAGFRSVSGLIVALFVTSVATGTITTFVANRGEPRTDSVAATSLAKQFWPEEGPAPTVDQIPAGLSTIPGVRGVAVVRANPIDRPPVDPRGSTDSDDASYREWWPGVITCAELDRMAAFGSCPARAQVAVVAYDLIGMRAFDLTSDTYVWAAADIDPAEVDRQPIRSVVVNTTSRSAFEQARTMLINAFPQGRFPASVGEWESNSARQLNQFQQLANVIMLTSLPIAGCSLAVSVAGGLSDRKRPFSMLRLTGMQLRTLRRVVALETVVPLLVVAVVAIGMGFLAAHLFLRAQLGYTLLAPDGSFYLMVAGGLAVSLGIVALTLPLLRRVTGPETARNE comes from the coding sequence ATGATCCGGTTCGGTCTGCGGCTGTCCCTGGCCGGTGGCCGGGAGGCCGCCACCCGGCTGCTCATCATCGCCGTCGCGGTGGCGCTCGGTGTCGGCATGCTCCTGTCGACGCTGGCCGGCATCAACGCGGTCGGCGCGCAGAACCAGCGGTACGGATGGCTCAACACCGCCGTCGCCCCGTCCTCCTCCGACACGTCGGCCGATCCCCTGTGGTGGCTGCTCCGGGAGGACTACCATCACGGCCGCTCGATCGGTCGGGTCGAGGTCGCGGCGACAGGTCCCGACGCGCCCGTCCCGCCGGGCATCCCGCGCCTGCCCGGCCCCGGCGAGTACTACGTCTCGCCCGCCCTCGGTGAGCTGCTGCGGGACACGCCGGCCGCAGAACTCGGCGACCGCTTCCCCGGCCACGAGATCGGCACGATCGGCCGGGCGGCGCTGCCCTCCCCCGAATCGCTGCTGATCGTCATCGGCCGTGACCCGGGCGACCTGGAGCAGCTCGGGGCGACCCGGATCACCCAGATCATGACCACCTCACCGAGCGATTGCAGCGGCTGCTACGTCGGGATCAACCACGACGGTCTCACCCTGGTGCTCTCCGTCGTCGCCGCCGCGCTGCTCTTCCCGGTGCTCATCTTCATCGGTACGGCGACCCGGCTGGCCGCGACCCGCCGGGAGCAGCGGTTCGCCGCGATGCGGCTGGTCGGTGCCACCCCACGGCAGATCTCCCTCATCTCGGCCGTGGAGTCGACGCTCGCCGCCTCGGTGGGCACCGCCGTCGGGTTCGGCCTGTTCCTCGCGCTCCGGCCGGCCCTCGCCGCGATCCCGTTCACCGGCGAAGCGTTCTTCACCGCCGATCTGTCGCTCACCGTCGTCGACGTCCTGGCGGTCGCGCTCGGCGTGCCGCTCGGCGCGGTCGTGGCCGCCTGGCTGGCACTGCGCCGGGTGCAGATCTCGCCGCTGGGCGTGACCCGGCGGGTCACCCCGAAACCGCCGCGCATCTGGCGGCTGATCCCGCTGGCCGCCGGCCTCGCCGAGCTGACGTACTTCATCGACCGGCGTCCCCCCACCACCAACGCCCAGATCACCGCGTACCTCTCCGGGTTTCTGCTGATCCTGGTCGGGCTGGTGCTGGCCGGGCCGTGGCTGACCATGATCGGCGCCCGGGTGCTGGCCGGGCGGGCGAGCCGGCCCGCCACCCTCATCGCCGGGCGCCGCCTCGCCGACAACCCGCAGGCCGGCTTCCGGTCGGTGAGCGGGCTGATCGTGGCGCTGTTCGTGACCAGCGTGGCCACCGGCACGATCACCACCTTCGTCGCCAACCGCGGCGAACCACGCACCGACTCGGTGGCCGCCACCTCACTGGCCAAGCAGTTCTGGCCCGAGGAGGGCCCCGCGCCGACCGTGGACCAGATCCCGGCCGGGCTCAGCACGATCCCCGGGGTGCGCGGCGTGGCTGTGGTCCGTGCCAATCCGATCGACCGCCCACCGGTCGACCCCCGGGGGTCGACGGATTCCGACGACGCCTCCTATCGGGAGTGGTGGCCGGGCGTCATCACCTGCGCCGAGCTGGACCGGATGGCCGCGTTCGGCAGCTGCCCGGCCAGGGCACAGGTCGCGGTCGTGGCCTACGACCTCATCGGCATGCGCGCGTTCGACCTGACCAGTGACACCTACGTCTGGGCCGCCGCCGACATCGACCCCGCGGAGGTCGACCGGCAGCCGATCCGGTCGGTGGTCGTCAACACGACCAGCCGCTCCGCGTTCGAGCAGGCCCGGACGATGCTGATCAACGCGTTTCCGCAGGGGCGCTTCCCGGCGAGCGTCGGCGAATGGGAGTCGAACTCCGCGCGACAGCTGAACCAGTTCCAGCAACTGGCCAACGTGATCATGCTGACCAGCCTGCCGATCGCGGGTTGCAGCCTGGCGGTCAGCGTGGCCGGTGGGCTCAGCGACCGGAAGCGGCCGTTCAGCATGCTGCGCCTCACCGGGATGCAGCTGCGTACGCTGCGCCGGGTGGTCGCGCTGGAGACCGTCGTACCGCTGCTGGTCGTCGCCGTGGTGGCGATCGGGATGGGGTTCCTGGCCGCGCACCTGTTCCTGCGGGCGCAGCTCGGCTACACGCTGCTGGCGCCGGACGGCTCGTTCTACCTCATGGTCGCTGGCGGACTGGCCGTGTCGTTGGGCATCGTCGCCCTGACGCTGCCGCTGCTGCGCCGGGTCACCGGCCCGGAGACGGCCCGCAACGAGTAG
- a CDS encoding DUF998 domain-containing protein, whose amino-acid sequence MTSATLTRAGTTRGVPTATLLAGGMAVGPLFLGLSFAQVFTRDGFDLSRQPLSLLSLGDYGWIQVANFVVSGLLALAGAAGLRRALRGGPAGTWGPALVAVFGVGMVAAGVMRADPSMGWPAGAPEGNPETMSWHSAGHGAAAMLAFGALTVAGLVFARRFRRIGERGWSLFSVLCALATIVVMAWPDQDSMSVRLVVASVVIFGWLSAVSVRVRGNLS is encoded by the coding sequence ATGACCAGTGCGACGCTGACGCGGGCCGGTACGACCCGGGGTGTTCCGACGGCGACCCTGCTCGCCGGGGGGATGGCCGTCGGGCCGCTGTTCCTGGGGTTGTCCTTCGCGCAGGTGTTCACCCGGGACGGTTTCGACCTGAGCCGGCAACCACTGAGCCTGCTCTCCCTGGGTGACTACGGTTGGATCCAGGTCGCCAACTTCGTCGTATCCGGGCTGCTGGCCCTGGCCGGCGCCGCCGGGCTGCGGCGGGCGCTGCGCGGCGGCCCGGCCGGGACGTGGGGGCCGGCGCTGGTGGCGGTCTTCGGTGTCGGCATGGTCGCCGCCGGGGTGATGCGGGCCGACCCGAGCATGGGTTGGCCGGCCGGCGCGCCCGAGGGCAACCCCGAGACGATGAGCTGGCACTCGGCCGGCCACGGGGCCGCGGCGATGCTGGCGTTCGGGGCGCTCACCGTCGCCGGCCTGGTGTTCGCCCGCCGTTTCCGGCGGATCGGTGAGCGGGGTTGGTCGCTCTTCTCGGTGCTGTGCGCGCTGGCGACCATCGTCGTCATGGCGTGGCCCGACCAGGACAGCATGAGCGTCCGGCTGGTCGTCGCTTCGGTTGTCATTTTCGGCTGGCTCTCCGCGGTGTCCGTCCGGGTCCGCGGCAACCTCTCCTGA
- a CDS encoding PPOX class F420-dependent oxidoreductase has protein sequence MDPAPASAWAPLARQKTVVLTTLKRDGTAVPTAVSVAVVGERAYVRSFEKAWKTKRIRNNPRVTVAPSTALGKPTGTPVEAVARRLSGAEDRAASRALVRKHPLLHGLLVPLTHRLGRRRTGRTVHFALTAVAPRVGDAAAGGSPAGKSGVGSSVRVTTSRRSPGHSGFE, from the coding sequence GTGGATCCCGCCCCGGCCTCCGCGTGGGCGCCGCTGGCGCGGCAGAAGACGGTCGTGCTGACGACCCTCAAGCGGGACGGGACGGCCGTGCCGACGGCGGTGAGCGTCGCGGTGGTGGGGGAGCGGGCGTACGTGCGTAGCTTCGAGAAGGCGTGGAAGACGAAGCGGATCCGCAACAACCCGCGGGTGACCGTGGCGCCGTCGACGGCGCTGGGGAAGCCGACCGGGACGCCGGTGGAGGCGGTGGCGCGGCGGCTGAGCGGGGCGGAGGACCGGGCAGCCAGCCGAGCGCTGGTACGTAAGCACCCGTTGCTGCACGGGCTGCTGGTGCCGTTGACGCATCGGCTGGGGCGGCGCAGGACCGGCCGTACCGTTCATTTCGCGCTGACCGCGGTGGCACCACGGGTTGGGGATGCGGCGGCGGGAGGATCACCGGCCGGGAAGTCCGGGGTCGGTTCGTCTGTTCGGGTGACGACATCGCGGCGCTCGCCGGGCCACAGTGGTTTTGAGTAG
- a CDS encoding RNA polymerase sigma factor, which yields MGQSEVRGTVETVWRMEAGRVVAGIAAVVRDVGLAEELAQDALVAALEQWPRDGVPANPGAWLTTVGKRRAVDTVRRRQTQERTLAKLGRDLDEQVTPDFDARLDEPIEDDLLRLIFVACHPVLSPIARAALTLRLLGGLTVGEIARAFLTSEPTVGQRITRAKQALAAARVPFEVPGRAERAERLDSVLEVVYLIFNEGYAATAGDDWMRPALCQEALRLARLLQGLMPDEPEVHGLAALLEIQASRTHARTGPDGAPVLLNDQDRSRWDRLLIRRGLAALDLARAGQPGPYVLQAEIAACHARARTPEETDWARIAGLYAELARLVPSPVVELNRAVAVAYAEGPAAGLELARALADDPALESYHPLPSVLGDLLAKLGRQDEARVEFERAASLTGNARERALLLDRAAACRS from the coding sequence ATGGGGCAGTCCGAGGTGCGGGGCACCGTCGAGACGGTGTGGCGGATGGAGGCCGGGCGGGTCGTCGCCGGCATCGCCGCGGTCGTCCGCGACGTCGGGCTGGCCGAGGAACTGGCCCAGGACGCCCTGGTCGCCGCGCTCGAACAGTGGCCGCGCGACGGCGTACCGGCCAACCCGGGCGCGTGGCTGACGACCGTCGGCAAGCGCCGGGCCGTCGACACCGTGCGCCGCCGGCAGACCCAGGAACGTACGCTCGCCAAACTCGGCCGGGACCTTGACGAGCAGGTCACCCCCGATTTCGACGCCCGGCTCGACGAGCCGATCGAGGACGACCTGCTGCGGCTGATCTTCGTGGCCTGCCACCCGGTGCTGTCCCCGATCGCCCGGGCGGCGCTCACCCTGCGGCTGCTCGGCGGCCTGACCGTCGGCGAGATCGCCCGTGCCTTCCTCACCTCCGAGCCCACGGTCGGGCAGCGGATCACCCGCGCCAAGCAGGCCCTCGCCGCCGCCCGGGTGCCGTTCGAGGTGCCCGGGCGGGCCGAGCGTGCCGAACGGCTCGACTCGGTGCTGGAGGTCGTCTATCTGATCTTCAACGAGGGGTACGCGGCCACCGCCGGCGACGACTGGATGCGGCCCGCCCTGTGCCAGGAGGCGTTGCGGCTGGCCCGGCTGCTCCAGGGGCTGATGCCCGACGAACCGGAGGTGCACGGGCTGGCGGCGCTGCTGGAGATCCAGGCGTCGCGTACCCACGCGCGCACCGGCCCGGACGGCGCGCCGGTTCTGCTCAACGATCAGGATCGCAGCCGCTGGGACCGACTGCTCATCCGCCGGGGTCTCGCCGCCCTCGACCTGGCCCGCGCCGGCCAGCCCGGCCCGTACGTGCTCCAGGCCGAGATCGCGGCCTGCCACGCGCGGGCGCGTACCCCCGAGGAGACCGACTGGGCGCGGATCGCCGGCCTGTACGCGGAGCTGGCCCGGCTGGTGCCCTCACCCGTGGTGGAGCTGAACCGGGCCGTCGCCGTCGCCTACGCCGAAGGGCCGGCCGCCGGCCTGGAGCTGGCCCGCGCGCTGGCCGACGACCCGGCGCTGGAGTCCTATCACCCGCTGCCCAGCGTGCTCGGTGACCTGCTCGCGAAGCTCGGCCGGCAGGACGAGGCGCGGGTCGAGTTCGAGCGGGCGGCGTCGCTCACCGGCAACGCCCGCGAGCGGGCGCTGCTGCTCGACCGGGCCGCCGCCTGCCGCTCGTAA
- a CDS encoding ABC transporter ATP-binding protein yields the protein MKAIEARDVVLSFGETPALRGASIAVAPGEIVAIMGPSGSGKSTLLHCLAGILVPDAGEIHFDGRRIDTLSEQERSILRRDQFGFVFQFGQLVPELTAAENVALPLLLGGVKRAAALKAARPWFERLGLAGLEHRRSGELSGGQAQRVALARGLVARPGALFADEPTGALDTLTGEQVMDLLVASAREQGTTVVLVTHEARVAAYADRQVIVRDGKVNALVHS from the coding sequence ATGAAGGCGATCGAGGCGCGCGACGTCGTGCTGTCCTTCGGCGAGACCCCGGCGCTGCGCGGCGCCAGCATCGCGGTGGCCCCGGGCGAGATCGTGGCCATCATGGGCCCGAGCGGCTCCGGGAAGTCGACGCTGCTGCACTGCCTGGCCGGCATCCTGGTCCCCGACGCGGGGGAGATCCATTTCGACGGCCGCCGGATCGACACCCTGAGCGAGCAGGAGCGCAGCATCCTGCGCCGGGACCAGTTCGGGTTCGTGTTCCAGTTCGGGCAGCTCGTGCCGGAGCTGACCGCGGCGGAGAACGTCGCGCTGCCGCTGCTGCTCGGCGGCGTCAAGCGGGCCGCGGCGCTCAAGGCGGCGCGGCCGTGGTTCGAGCGGCTCGGCCTGGCCGGGCTGGAGCACCGCCGCTCCGGTGAGCTGTCCGGCGGCCAGGCGCAGCGGGTCGCGCTGGCCCGGGGCCTGGTCGCCCGGCCCGGGGCGCTGTTCGCCGACGAGCCGACCGGGGCGCTCGACACGCTGACCGGCGAGCAGGTCATGGACCTGCTGGTCGCCTCGGCCCGCGAGCAGGGCACGACCGTCGTGCTGGTCACCCACGAGGCCCGCGTGGCCGCGTACGCCGACCGGCAGGTCATCGTGCGCGACGGCAAGGTGAACGCGCTGGTGCACTCATGA
- a CDS encoding PadR family transcriptional regulator, protein MSVPMTLLGLLEREPSHGYDLKRDYDSFFSRGKPLPFGQVYATLGRLTRDGKIVVGEVEPGVGPERKRYVITDRGATEFESWLTEPVDAEPNLQSVLFTKVVLALMLGRPAEEYLDTQRATHLRRMKELTELRRSGDLVDAMLADHGLFHLDADLHWIDTTVARLDALRKVVRG, encoded by the coding sequence ATGAGCGTTCCCATGACCCTGCTCGGCCTGCTCGAACGCGAGCCCAGCCACGGCTACGACCTAAAGCGCGACTACGACTCCTTCTTCAGCCGTGGCAAGCCCCTGCCGTTCGGCCAGGTCTACGCGACCCTGGGCCGGCTCACCCGGGACGGCAAGATCGTGGTCGGCGAGGTCGAGCCGGGCGTCGGCCCCGAGCGCAAGCGCTACGTCATCACCGACCGGGGCGCGACCGAGTTCGAGTCGTGGCTGACCGAGCCGGTCGACGCCGAGCCCAACCTGCAGAGCGTGCTGTTCACCAAGGTCGTGCTGGCCCTCATGCTCGGCCGCCCCGCCGAGGAATATCTCGACACGCAGCGCGCCACCCACCTGCGGCGGATGAAGGAGCTCACCGAGCTGCGGCGCAGCGGCGACCTGGTCGACGCCATGCTGGCCGACCACGGCCTGTTCCACCTGGACGCCGACCTGCACTGGATCGACACCACGGTCGCCCGGCTGGACGCCCTGCGCAAGGTGGTGCGGGGATGA
- a CDS encoding YciI family protein, translated as MQYMLMHKLDENVPGTFEPSPEFIKQMGAFMGEVVKSGVLLAAAGLHKSSKEDAARITATKGKTTITDGPFTETKELIAGFALMEVRSKEEALEWARRFTQVFIDHGVDVEVDVRRVNEGPGQG; from the coding sequence ATGCAGTACATGCTGATGCACAAGCTGGACGAAAACGTCCCCGGCACGTTCGAGCCGAGCCCCGAGTTCATCAAGCAGATGGGCGCCTTCATGGGGGAGGTGGTCAAGTCCGGGGTGCTGCTCGCCGCCGCGGGGCTGCACAAGAGCAGCAAGGAGGACGCCGCGCGGATCACCGCCACCAAGGGCAAGACGACCATCACCGACGGTCCGTTCACCGAGACCAAGGAACTCATCGCCGGATTCGCGCTGATGGAGGTGCGGTCGAAGGAGGAGGCGCTGGAGTGGGCCAGGCGCTTCACCCAGGTCTTCATCGACCACGGGGTTGACGTCGAGGTCGACGTCCGCCGGGTCAACGAGGGCCCCGGCCAGGGCTGA
- a CDS encoding VOC family protein, which yields MLDHFSVMVRDLPASAAFYDKVLAPLGARRIMEPGPIGYGVDSPDFWLVPAPAGAGDPLEAHIAFTAPDRAAVQAFHDAAVAAGAEVLHAPRVWPEYHPTYFGAFVRDPDGNNVEAVCHRPE from the coding sequence GTGCTCGACCACTTCTCCGTCATGGTCCGCGATCTGCCGGCCAGCGCCGCCTTCTACGACAAGGTGCTCGCCCCGCTGGGCGCCCGGCGCATCATGGAGCCCGGCCCGATCGGCTACGGCGTCGACAGCCCCGACTTCTGGCTGGTGCCCGCACCGGCCGGAGCCGGCGATCCGCTGGAGGCGCACATCGCCTTCACCGCCCCCGACCGGGCCGCCGTGCAGGCGTTCCACGACGCCGCGGTCGCGGCCGGCGCGGAGGTGTTGCACGCGCCCCGGGTCTGGCCGGAATACCACCCGACGTACTTCGGCGCGTTCGTCCGGGATCCGGACGGCAACAACGTCGAGGCCGTCTGCCACCGGCCCGAGTGA
- a CDS encoding phosphotransferase family protein: MSRTVTLVLVDGAGVPLGALPPYEVPEPWWQEVGAIVDEARRRYGVDVAVLRLLAADRPEPPGGHLTYLGQVTTPPAVPLEPVAVDLSPHPSRAPWAQPGGPAHSLAWATGELHRLGRPVTGVAQRRTWNLSAIWRLDGPHGSAWLKQVPAFFRHEAGVLRWLAAAAPGTGPALLAADDTGRILLDHVPGEDRYAADHTERAAIAADHHAVQLRAVGDVTALVTVGVPDLRGPGLAGWIRDRLAPHDTAVVADLLAGLDERLDRVRDCGLPDTLVHGDLHPGNVRGDGQRRAVIDWGDSFVGHPAFDILRLTETLDRAAAAPLLDAWAARWRADVPGSDPERAVDLLRPVAPLRLAAGYAMFLAGIEPSEHPYHAGDVPACLDQAAAEAQRMPLPG, translated from the coding sequence GTGTCCCGCACCGTGACCCTCGTCCTCGTCGACGGCGCCGGCGTGCCGCTCGGTGCCCTGCCCCCGTACGAGGTGCCCGAGCCCTGGTGGCAGGAGGTCGGCGCGATCGTCGACGAGGCCCGCCGCCGGTACGGCGTCGACGTGGCCGTGCTGCGGCTGCTCGCCGCCGACCGTCCCGAGCCGCCCGGCGGCCACCTCACCTACCTCGGCCAGGTCACCACGCCCCCGGCCGTACCCCTGGAACCGGTGGCGGTGGACCTGTCGCCGCACCCGTCGCGCGCCCCCTGGGCGCAGCCCGGCGGACCGGCCCACAGCCTCGCCTGGGCCACCGGCGAACTGCACCGCCTCGGCCGGCCGGTGACCGGTGTCGCCCAGCGCCGCACCTGGAACCTGTCGGCGATCTGGCGGCTCGACGGCCCGCACGGCAGCGCCTGGCTCAAGCAGGTACCCGCGTTCTTCCGGCACGAGGCCGGCGTGCTGCGCTGGCTCGCCGCCGCCGCGCCCGGCACCGGACCGGCCCTGCTCGCCGCCGACGACACCGGCCGGATCCTGCTCGACCACGTACCCGGCGAGGACCGCTACGCCGCCGACCACACCGAACGCGCCGCCATCGCCGCCGACCACCACGCCGTGCAACTGCGGGCCGTCGGCGACGTCACCGCGCTGGTCACGGTCGGCGTACCCGACCTGCGCGGGCCGGGCCTCGCCGGGTGGATCCGCGACCGGCTCGCCCCGCACGACACCGCGGTGGTGGCCGACCTGCTCGCCGGCCTCGACGAGCGGCTCGACCGGGTACGCGACTGCGGCCTGCCCGACACCCTCGTCCACGGCGACCTGCATCCCGGCAACGTACGCGGCGACGGCCAGCGGCGGGCGGTCATCGACTGGGGTGACTCGTTCGTCGGGCACCCCGCCTTCGACATCCTCCGGCTCACCGAAACCCTCGACCGGGCCGCCGCCGCGCCGCTGCTCGACGCGTGGGCCGCCCGGTGGCGGGCCGACGTGCCCGGCAGCGACCCGGAACGCGCCGTCGACCTGCTCCGCCCGGTCGCGCCGTTGCGGCTGGCCGCCGGGTACGCGATGTTCCTCGCCGGCATCGAGCCGAGCGAACACCCGTACCATGCGGGCGACGTGCCGGCCTGCCTCGACCAGGCCGCCGCCGAAGCGCAGCGGATGCCCCTGCCCGGCTGA